aactttggaggcacatggcttagtggttagagcagcggacttgcggtcgagggatcgtgagttcgaatctcagaccgggcaatgtatatatatattataataatattagggagtaaatccaaacttacagggaaaaattagatttaggattaaatctaattttacagtataaatataaattaaattagagataaaaccactattaggcaaatcaattatattttatattaattaattttatttctatgttttggtttatgtttttcactgtttgatttgcctaatagtgattttatctcttatttaatttatatatatatatatatatatatatatatatatataaatgagaccgcatgtgtaccgtttgcgatttttttcctctgtcttcccttctctggatctttccttcttctatgtttccgacgaagagctccgcttgaaacgttaaaccctccttctttccttctttcctgagcctccaataatactatgtgtgtgtgtgtgtacatacacacagacacacgtatgcacgtgcacacatctTGGAAAGGAATGGATGTAGTCAGGGAATTCAATTGTTTGGTATGTATCTTTAGCAAAGTAACCattttagaagaaatataattaaatgtccCCTATTGAATCTTTTATTATTTAGTATCTTCCATATCTtacattcttctttctcttttatttcagaatatcagatgagaTTGGCATTAAAGAATTTCTGTTACATCAAATAACATGATTAATATTGAAGCACCTATTAAAGACCAAAAGAAGTTCTACTGAACAGGTGTAAACCtatttatataaatctatgttaTGCATTACTGTGGAATATTTTCCCAGGACTGAAATTAATCGCAGAATTTCCCTTTCTATTTTTCTGGAGTGTGTGCAAAATGCATGCCCATCGCTAAGGGGGTGCACTTGATGGCACTGCCTTTTCACTATTCAATGGTTCACTCTCAGATTTGgaaaatacagtttacaaaaatttttaaagTGACCctccagaatattctgaagcatcCCCAGGCACCGAGGTCTGGTGACAGGCTTGATGAAATGGTTCTACatggtgtttaacccttttgcatttaaaccccggccaaaagtattctgcctattttatgttcaaactgaccagatctggcttctcagtgctacccaacaatgtcattctaaaaattaacggTTGCCCCTTCAAAATatcaaagccacaagataatgcatgattagttcaaaacaatgtggataaaaaaggattaattttggcagaataatgcgaacactaaaggattaaattTGGGTTATGGTGTGCtaatactgcaaaaaaaaaaaagaaaacatatatattgtggCCATAAGCAAAGAACTGGAAAATGAATTGTGAGAACAAGGTTCAATACTCAGTGCAGTGTAAAAATATTGACACCCCTGATGATGTtaagaaagaggaaggaaaaatattgttatacccttgtgatatctgtggtaaaccattctctcaaaaaataaacttgactacacacagacgtattcatacgggagagaaactacaccattgtgatatctgtggtaaatcattctctcagaatattCACTTAACTCGGCATAAATATgttcacactggagagaaaccatattattgtgatatctgtggtaaatctttctctcagaatGCTCACTTGACCAGtcataagcgtattcatacaggagagaaaccgtatcgcTGCGAAATCTGTGATAAGTCATTTTCTCAAATAAGTtgcttaactagacacaaactcattcatacaggggaaaaaccatttcagtgtgacgtctgcagtaaatcattctctcaaataaattatttaactcgacataaacacattcacacaggagagaagccatatcactgtgatatctgtggaaaatcattctctcaaataaACCACTTGAATACACATCaacgcattcacacaggtgagaaaccatattactgcgatatctgtggtaaatcattctctcaaaaagatAGCATAAATatccataaacgtattcatacaggagagaaaccctatcactgtgatatctgtggcaaatcattttcacAAAGTAatgatttaactaaacacaagcgtattcatacaggagaaaagccatatcattgtgatatctgtggtaaaccattctctcAGAAAGATAACCTGAGTActcacaaacttattcatacaggagagaaaccatatcattgtgatatttgtggtaaatccttctccaAAAAGGTTGTTTTAGTTACTCatgaacgtattcatacaggggagaaaccataccactgtgatctttgtggtaaatcgttttctcaAAAAAGCAACTTATCCAGACATGTGGATATTCACACGAAACAGtaattgtgaaggcacatggcttagtggttaggggtgttcgGTTCATGATTGGAAGGTTATGAGTTCACATCCTGACACCatgttctgtccttgagcaagacacttatttcatatttactcagtccactcagctggcaaaaatgagtagtaccataaatcctcaagtataatccgtattttacccccaaaatttaaaggtcaaaatccttagtacatactacatacgaggttaaaaatgaaaaataaatgtctGTCCTCAAATgtaattaattgtaattaaaCAGGCCTACCTGCAAAACTACTGCACACCTGTCTTTGCTTTCTCATAACTTAGagtgaaatgaatatttttaaatgaaattttcaggtggtgtagattacaattatatcatgaataaaatttggtgcgcacacatacatactgatatacatcacatatatatatgtgtgtatatatatatatatatatataccgtaaatcttcgagtataatctgctttttttccccaaaatttaaaggtcaaaatccctagtgcatactatatacgaggttaaaaatgaaaaatattttctaagcaatgtccgagtctctatttaccaaatccactcacaaggctttggtgggcccgaggctatagtagaagacacttgcccaaggtgccacgcagtaggactgaacccagaaccatgtagttcgtaagcaagctacttaccacacagccactcctatgtccattgatcagatcgactggaacccttTTCATCATAACCAGTGGAATACCAGTTATAGTAACTATTGGGGTTGTACTAAGTACACTGCAACacatttactgtttattttttgttgaataaatttgttttctttattctcatTGGTTTGACTTGTAATTTTATGAATATTGATACCTTTATGTGGGgcaatttagttattttatttcaaggcggcgagctggcagaaacgttagcacgccgggcgaaatgctcagcagtatttcgtttgccgttacgttctgagttcaaattccgccgaggtcgactttgcctttcatccttttggggtcgataaattaagtaccagttacacactggggtcgatgtaatcgacttaatccgtttgtttagcccctgtggatagtaaagaaataggtatttcgcgtgtctttaagttctgagttcaaattccaccgaggtcgactttgcctttcatcctttcagggtcgataaattgagtacctgttgcatactggggtcgatctaatcgactagcccccctcccccaaaatttcaagccttgtacctagaggagaaaagagtttagttattttatcaatgaaCAGCATGGgggagggagacccaggaagacatggaatggaATTTTGAAGGCtaatctcaaaatgctgagccttacaaaggagatgatagGGGTCCAAGATATGTGGTCCTTTGATGTATTtgcaaagatcatcatcatcatttaacgtctgctttccatgctggcatgggttggacgatttgactgaggactggcgaaccaaatggctgcaccaggctccagtctgatctggcagtgtttctacagctggatacccttcctaatgccaaccactccgagagtgtagtgggtgcttttacgtaccaccagcatgagagccagtcaggtgatactggcaacgCCATGCTCAAAtcgtgctttttttgtgccacctgcacaggagccagtcgagcggcactggcaacgaccttgctcgaatgttttttcatgtgccaccagcacaagtaccagtaaggtgatgcaggtaatgatcatgcttgaatggtgttttttacgtgccactggcacagaggccagcttgttgctctggccacGATCACACTcctatggtactcttagcactccactagcatgaatgccagtcatcaaatttgatttcacttgcctcaacaggtcttcgcaagcagagtttagtgtccaatgaaggaaaattACACAGAAGtgagctggttacacccctgacataggccacaaggttatggtctcacttgagcttgccgagtcttcacaagcacagcatatttccattgATGACCTTTGGCCTCAACACCTCAAGGATGGTATCTCCTTATCAGCCAGCGATGCCGGACTTGAGCTCATGGAGAATTTGACTCAGTTTATGAACCAGTTCTCTTCTgcccactattctttaatgcaaACTTATTCAGACTCAATAAATCCAATGGAGACCTGTGCCTCATTGCAGTCAGCTTCCCGCTTTGCTGTCTCACTACAAAGGTGTGCTTACAATTGGTCTCCAGCTTATTGGAGGAGGAATTTTCCCACCACTAGCTGGGAGTGGGCACCAAATTAGGATGTGAAGCTGCTGTTCACACTACCAGCGCCTATGCAAACTTTCCCTCCTTACTACCCAAGGTCATCCTCAAACTGACCTTAAGAATGCCTTCAACTCCATCAGCTGCGATGCTGTTCTCAGCTCAGTGAGAGAGGTCCCACAAGTCTACCACCTTGCATGGCAGGCTTATCAGGAGCCCTCCTATCTCTCTTTCGGTGACCAATTCATCACCTCCACCTCCAAAAGTGTACCGCCAGACAGGGTTCTCACCATTGCAAACACGATGGTCTGGGAGCTTGGTCACAGGGGTCTCCAAGTAAACAGTTCTAAATGTGAGCTCCAGATCTTCAACCACCCGGCTTCTCAACATCACGCAACAACCTTTTTGCAGAGTCCTTCCCTTCCATTACAATCCCTCCCCCATAAGCTTGGTACCCCCTTGGAGTACCAATCACTGACCTTGCCTTTGAGTCTATCTTCCAGTCATAAGTGGCTGCCCTTGTGTAATTGCTGAAAGATATTGAAGCTATTGAACCCCATCAAAGTTTTTTCATATCTAGAAATTATCCCTCGATCCCTAAGCTTCTATATTTACTCAGAGTCAGCTCATCTTACTGATTCCCATTGTGTTTCCAATGCTTCAACGACCTAATCTTTGAGAGACTCAAATGTTTAGTCAATGTCAGACTCTCTCCAACGTCATGCGATCAGGCTGCATTGTCCAAGCGATTTGGAAGTCTTGGTCTTTGTAAGTGTtcgtccctctctctcccctgctTCCTTTCCGCCACCCATACCTGCTACACCCTGGTGAGCAACATCCTCTCCTCTCAAATATGGACCAGTTCCAACAGTAAGTTGGAAGAATCTCTCCAACACTAGGGGGAAATCAGGCTTGTCTGCTCCTGGGAAGATGGAGGATTGTCGTAATCAGAGAGCTTGGGACAACATAATTTTGAAGGCCACCTTCGACTCCTTCTTCATCCAATTGGACCAGTTTTCAAGGTGCCGCTTACTGTCTCTTCGCGTGAAATACTCAGGCAACTGGATTGATGCCCTCCCTGTGGCTAATGTTGGTGGTCTACTCAGCTTGGATGAACTTCATGTCTCATTTGCCCCCAGGGTGGGAGCTGACGTATGCACAGGTTTGATCTGTTGTGGCAGGATCCTTGACTCTACAGGTCTCCATGGTCTTTCTTGCTGCCTAAATTCTAGTTGCTTCATGCGTCATACAGAGTTGAACCTGATACTTAAGAGGAGTTTGGCCAGGGCAAACATCCCCTCCATCTTGGAACCATTTGGATTGTCCAGATGTAATGGGAAGAGACCTG
This genomic window from Octopus sinensis linkage group LG27, ASM634580v1, whole genome shotgun sequence contains:
- the LOC118768191 gene encoding zinc finger protein OZF-like, producing MNCENKVQYSVQCKNIDTPDDVKKEEGKILLYPCDICGKPFSQKINLTTHRRIHTGEKLHHCDICGKSFSQNIHLTRHKYVHTGEKPYYCDICGKSFSQNAHLTSHKRIHTGEKPYRCEICDKSFSQISCLTRHKLIHTGEKPFQCDVCSKSFSQINYLTRHKHIHTGEKPYHCDICGKSFSQINHLNTHQRIHTGEKPYYCDICGKSFSQKDSINIHKRIHTGEKPYHCDICGKSFSQSNDLTKHKRIHTGEKPYHCDICGKPFSQKDNLSTHKLIHTGEKPYHCDICGKSFSRSHNLTTHKRCHTGEKPYHCDVCGKSFSESSVLNIHKRIHTKEKPYHCDICGKSFARHHVAAVHKRIHTGEKPYPCSICGKSFSCLSSLITHKHVHTGEKPYQCDICGKSFSQTCSLTIHKRIHTGEKPYQCDICGKSFSCVGTLNTHKRIHTGEKPYHCDICGKSFSHGNSLTYHKHIHTGVTPYLCNICGKSFSSTCNLTTHKRIHTGEKPYHCDICGKSFTQSSNLTQHKCTPTEI